In the Trueperaceae bacterium genome, one interval contains:
- a CDS encoding thioredoxin has product MLRDRIVNLSTPEEVQSFLATHPTSVIFKAGTCHKTMQGFGFLQEKLEPREDLMLGIIRVVEWRSSSNLVEEMTGIRHESPQILLFKDGEAVFDVDNWNITPEVLDAGLEKAPLSGDVKPTEGLTTSDLSRYIQVLEQYLTGIMNHQQFEYVYTTMFRDDASLRSRDEVEVLNSIFGDVDQHMNMHLMMAGRSEDNKVRERAEVAFSKLKELAKIPA; this is encoded by the coding sequence ATGCTTAGAGATCGAATAGTAAATCTCAGTACCCCTGAGGAGGTCCAGTCTTTCCTGGCTACTCATCCGACAAGCGTTATTTTCAAGGCTGGGACTTGTCACAAGACCATGCAGGGATTCGGATTTTTGCAGGAGAAACTTGAGCCTCGCGAGGACTTGATGCTAGGGATTATCAGGGTTGTCGAATGGCGTTCCTCGAGTAACCTGGTAGAGGAAATGACGGGAATTCGCCATGAGAGTCCGCAAATACTCCTCTTCAAGGATGGTGAAGCTGTTTTCGATGTAGATAACTGGAACATCACTCCTGAGGTTCTAGATGCTGGTTTAGAAAAGGCTCCTCTCAGTGGTGACGTTAAGCCTACTGAGGGTCTTACCACTAGCGATTTGTCGCGTTACATTCAGGTTTTAGAACAGTATCTGACCGGCATAATGAATCACCAGCAGTTTGAATACGTCTACACTACGATGTTTCGGGATGATGCGAGTCTCCGAAGTCGGGACGAAGTTGAAGTGCTCAACTCGATTTTCGGGGATGTCGACCAGCACATGAACATGCACTTGATGATGGCAGGCCGCTCTGAGGACAATAAAGTCCGTGAACGTGCTGAGGTTGCGTTCAGTAAGCTGAAAGAGTTAGCCAAGATTCCTGCCTGA
- a CDS encoding AAA family ATPase: MNTTEGKLNFTVFTEKFAVLREAIGQIILGQQAVVEDLLIAILARGHVLIEGAPGLGKTRLVRAFAEATNLGFGRIQFTPDLMPADVTGTTVFIEDASSPRFEFQPGPVFVNVLLADEINRATPKTQAALLEAMQERSITISGSRNELPEPFMVLATQNPIEMEGTYPLPEAQLDRFLFKVIIKRPDRDTLRRIIQNTTGPNEIALNSIFERGEIVELQNMLRAVPVATSAIEQVANLIEATHVHPMVRLGASPRGAQAITLAAKGYALAEGRPNVEINDVKRAVSPSLRHRLLLSFEAEVSGLDPDVIIDEIVESTLTVSR, from the coding sequence ATGAATACTACTGAAGGAAAATTAAACTTCACCGTGTTTACTGAAAAATTTGCGGTTCTTCGAGAGGCTATCGGTCAAATAATCTTGGGCCAACAGGCCGTGGTGGAAGACCTATTAATAGCAATTTTAGCTAGGGGCCATGTTCTAATCGAAGGGGCACCTGGTCTTGGTAAAACTAGGCTAGTTCGGGCCTTTGCCGAGGCTACGAATCTGGGATTTGGAAGAATCCAATTTACTCCCGATCTAATGCCTGCTGATGTTACCGGCACCACTGTTTTTATCGAAGATGCTTCTTCTCCTCGTTTCGAGTTTCAGCCTGGACCTGTTTTCGTGAATGTGTTGTTAGCGGATGAAATTAATCGGGCTACCCCGAAAACCCAGGCAGCCCTTCTCGAGGCCATGCAAGAGCGTTCGATTACTATTTCAGGCTCGCGTAATGAATTACCAGAGCCGTTTATGGTCCTCGCGACTCAGAACCCGATTGAAATGGAAGGGACCTACCCTCTGCCGGAGGCTCAACTCGACCGTTTCTTGTTTAAGGTCATCATTAAGCGCCCAGACAGGGACACGTTACGTCGCATTATTCAGAATACTACAGGTCCTAATGAGATTGCTTTAAACTCGATTTTTGAGCGAGGAGAAATTGTTGAGTTGCAGAATATGTTGCGGGCTGTCCCAGTGGCGACCAGTGCTATAGAGCAGGTGGCGAACTTAATTGAGGCTACTCACGTGCACCCAATGGTCCGATTAGGCGCTAGTCCTCGCGGAGCGCAGGCGATAACGCTTGCTGCCAAGGGCTATGCCCTTGCGGAGGGTAGGCCCAACGTTGAGATTAATGATGTCAAGCGAGCAGTGTCACCGTCCTTGAGGCATCGTCTTTTACTCTCGTTTGAGGCTGAAGTGTCAGGTTTAGATCCCGATGTAATTATTGATGAGATTGTTGAATCGACTTTGACCGTGAGCAGGTGA
- a CDS encoding GNAT family N-acetyltransferase, whose amino-acid sequence MWPNFRRVVLKPLEELGPKDWRRIHKHLRDPEIAHLNGTPTSRMPLWLLKRVLLADSRRPDRETFGIFDQNKEYIGTIELYDIRHTTSTLGIIIGERSHWSQGYGPEAIFALMDYAFNTLGLEHIKLSTFGDNLRAQIAFMKVGFREVKRTTAKDTLRIDIKMELHRTGWFKRYQEIRTNDNHLQISK is encoded by the coding sequence ATGTGGCCCAACTTCCGGCGTGTGGTGCTTAAACCCCTCGAAGAACTTGGTCCCAAGGACTGGCGCAGGATCCATAAACACCTCCGCGATCCAGAGATTGCACACCTTAACGGTACACCCACAAGCCGAATGCCTCTTTGGTTACTAAAGCGGGTACTACTCGCCGACAGTCGCCGTCCAGACCGAGAAACTTTCGGGATATTCGACCAAAATAAAGAATATATTGGCACAATTGAACTATATGATATCCGCCACACTACTAGCACGTTAGGAATCATCATTGGAGAACGTAGTCATTGGAGCCAAGGTTACGGCCCTGAAGCTATCTTCGCCTTAATGGACTACGCATTCAATACCCTCGGACTCGAACATATCAAGCTATCTACTTTTGGTGATAATCTGCGAGCTCAAATTGCTTTCATGAAAGTTGGGTTCCGTGAGGTAAAGCGTACAACGGCTAAGGATACCTTGAGAATCGACATCAAGATGGAACTACATAGAACTGGATGGTTTAAGCGCTACCAGGAGATCCGTACTAATGATAACCACCTTCAGATTAGCAAATAG
- a CDS encoding excinuclease ABC subunit C: MIREDLPVLPRQPGCYLYKDQLGRIIYVGKAVNLHSRVGSYFNATPGRKARAIISEAVSLEFLVAENEIDALLLEANLIKGHKPRYNVMLKDDKTYPFLKLTNEEFPMLQFTRRVTKDGSTYYGPYPNAGALRRVQELIGSLFPIRQNSGYPMKQRKKACLRFHMGRCLAPCIGEADPNIYASVVDQVRSFLQGRVEDTEAGLVKEMTAAAERQDFELAATFRDRIDALRKLTGFDSPVVSNAGENLDFLGFAVGGNFAMVQLFQMRQGRVVGRDKRFLTNAVDAEPSEIVDRFLGEYYTYAPNVPPLILIPDCELEITAWTTFLSNRAGRKVELRTPKRGDKVSLMGMAVRNARSGLESELALLERRGETPGVQELQQLVGLEFPPWRIEGFDVSNLMGTHTVAGIAVFEGGRSLKKEYRRLRITGLDKPDDFASIYQAVYRRFTGSLADKLALPDLLLIDGGKGQLTAARRALCEAGLKIPLLGLAKRNETIVTEERGDIVVPETNPGLRMLIYIRDETHRIAVSYNRKLRGKATTRSILDDVPGIGPKRRNAILGYVSSIEELKEATIEELSLVPGVGRVAAESVKSFFSLEGDASEVVTDYGD, from the coding sequence ATGATCCGAGAAGATCTTCCAGTATTACCGAGGCAGCCTGGTTGCTATCTTTACAAAGATCAGCTTGGAAGAATTATTTATGTAGGTAAAGCTGTCAATCTTCATTCACGAGTGGGTAGTTATTTTAACGCAACACCTGGTAGGAAGGCCCGGGCCATCATTAGTGAGGCAGTGAGCCTAGAATTTTTAGTAGCTGAAAATGAGATTGATGCTTTATTACTGGAGGCTAATCTCATTAAAGGTCACAAACCGCGCTACAACGTCATGTTGAAGGATGATAAGACCTACCCCTTTTTGAAGCTTACTAATGAAGAGTTCCCGATGTTGCAATTTACCCGGAGAGTTACAAAGGACGGTAGCACCTACTATGGGCCTTACCCTAATGCAGGTGCTCTCCGGCGTGTTCAGGAGTTAATCGGTTCCCTTTTCCCCATTCGACAAAATAGCGGTTATCCAATGAAACAGCGCAAAAAGGCCTGCCTTCGTTTCCATATGGGACGTTGCCTTGCACCGTGTATCGGGGAGGCTGACCCAAACATCTATGCCAGTGTGGTTGACCAGGTGCGGTCTTTTTTGCAAGGGCGTGTTGAGGATACCGAAGCTGGTCTAGTCAAGGAAATGACTGCGGCAGCCGAGCGTCAAGACTTTGAGCTGGCGGCTACGTTTCGCGACCGGATCGATGCTCTCAGGAAGCTCACGGGTTTTGATAGTCCGGTTGTTAGTAATGCTGGTGAAAATTTAGATTTTCTTGGCTTTGCTGTTGGAGGAAATTTTGCTATGGTGCAGCTCTTCCAAATGCGTCAGGGTCGAGTAGTAGGTCGTGATAAACGATTTTTAACTAACGCTGTTGACGCTGAACCGAGTGAGATAGTTGACAGGTTTCTGGGAGAATATTATACCTATGCCCCCAATGTGCCACCTCTTATCTTGATTCCAGATTGTGAGCTCGAAATTACTGCCTGGACTACCTTTTTGAGCAATAGGGCAGGAAGAAAAGTAGAGCTGCGTACTCCCAAACGAGGCGATAAGGTTAGCCTGATGGGGATGGCAGTGCGCAATGCGCGTAGTGGCCTCGAATCAGAACTAGCTCTCCTTGAGCGTCGTGGTGAGACGCCCGGCGTCCAAGAGCTGCAGCAGCTTGTTGGTTTGGAGTTTCCCCCATGGCGTATAGAAGGGTTTGACGTTTCAAATCTTATGGGTACCCACACGGTTGCTGGTATTGCAGTGTTCGAGGGTGGCCGTTCGCTCAAGAAAGAGTACCGACGGTTACGTATTACAGGTCTCGATAAGCCAGATGATTTTGCCAGTATTTATCAGGCGGTCTATCGTCGTTTTACGGGCTCCCTTGCTGACAAACTAGCTCTACCGGATCTTTTATTGATCGATGGGGGTAAAGGACAATTGACTGCGGCCCGCAGAGCTCTTTGTGAGGCTGGATTGAAGATTCCGCTATTGGGATTAGCAAAGAGGAATGAAACGATTGTTACTGAGGAGAGAGGGGACATTGTGGTGCCTGAGACCAATCCGGGATTGCGCATGCTCATTTACATTCGTGATGAGACGCACCGGATAGCGGTCAGTTACAACCGCAAGTTGCGAGGAAAAGCTACGACACGATCCATCCTTGATGATGTTCCCGGTATTGGGCCTAAGCGAAGAAATGCCATATTAGGGTATGTCTCCTCAATTGAGGAATTGAAAGAGGCTACGATTGAGGAGCTCTCCCTTGTACCGGGTGTTGGGCGAGTAGCTGCTGAGTCAGTAAAAAGCTTTTTCTCTTTGGAAGGGGACGCTTCGGAAGTTGTTACTGATTATGGTGACTGA
- a CDS encoding branched-chain alpha-keto acid dehydrogenase subunit E2, which translates to MPREFLLPELAESVVEGEIVSWLVQEGEGVSEDQPIVEVMTDKVTVELPSPFSGILERHLVAEGDVVEVNRPIALFSEEGESGVTDGDRASYKKIETKVTDEEDGEALTLFTPSSEEEDTPIFQVRTNQRDRLEDDGEADSTSSEVRVLAVPAARKLARELGLEIQAIQGTGPKGRIQIEDVKTHAKRGTIRSSDTATLYVSPSGYEELEERLPFRGIRRATSNQMVASHLQTVRTLHVDEADVSRLVRVRSRLKPIAAERGISLSYLPFIMKAVASALKSFPSLNSSLDEEAGEIVLKKYVNVSMAVATETGLVVPVVHNVDRKGLLEIATDILDKATKARKGGLTKEDVSGGSFSITNVGSLGGLFSFPIINIPEAAILGVHTIKKRPVVLDDESIVARPMVYLSLSFDHRLVDGAEAVAFTSQLIQMIEDPERLLLEF; encoded by the coding sequence ATGCCGAGAGAATTCTTATTGCCGGAGCTTGCAGAGAGTGTTGTTGAGGGCGAGATCGTTTCGTGGCTTGTCCAAGAGGGTGAGGGTGTTAGTGAGGATCAGCCAATTGTTGAGGTAATGACTGACAAAGTAACTGTAGAGCTACCGAGTCCTTTTTCTGGAATTCTCGAAAGACATCTTGTAGCCGAGGGTGATGTGGTAGAGGTCAATCGGCCAATAGCTCTTTTCTCTGAGGAGGGTGAGTCTGGAGTTACAGATGGCGATCGCGCTAGCTATAAAAAGATCGAAACAAAGGTTACGGACGAGGAAGATGGGGAGGCTCTCACTTTATTTACTCCCTCGAGCGAGGAAGAAGATACTCCCATATTTCAAGTACGAACTAACCAGCGAGATCGTCTCGAAGACGATGGTGAGGCCGACTCTACTAGTTCGGAAGTTCGTGTGCTGGCGGTTCCTGCTGCTCGTAAGTTAGCTCGGGAACTAGGTTTGGAAATCCAAGCAATTCAGGGTACCGGTCCGAAAGGTCGGATCCAGATTGAAGACGTTAAAACCCACGCTAAACGTGGAACCATAAGATCTTCCGATACCGCAACCCTTTACGTTTCTCCATCTGGGTATGAAGAGCTAGAGGAGCGGTTACCTTTCCGCGGAATTCGTCGGGCAACCTCTAATCAAATGGTGGCTTCCCATTTGCAGACGGTAAGAACCCTACATGTGGATGAGGCGGATGTTTCTCGACTTGTTCGTGTACGTAGTCGCTTGAAACCAATTGCTGCTGAGCGCGGAATTTCTCTTTCATACCTCCCCTTTATAATGAAGGCAGTAGCTTCAGCACTTAAGTCTTTCCCGTCGCTAAATTCTAGCCTTGATGAAGAGGCAGGCGAGATTGTGCTTAAGAAATATGTCAACGTCAGTATGGCTGTTGCTACAGAAACGGGCTTGGTTGTTCCGGTTGTACACAATGTAGACCGCAAAGGCCTTCTTGAGATCGCTACTGATATCCTCGACAAAGCGACTAAAGCCCGAAAAGGTGGGCTCACTAAGGAAGACGTCTCCGGAGGATCATTTTCGATAACCAATGTTGGCTCTCTTGGGGGCTTGTTTAGTTTCCCAATAATAAATATTCCGGAAGCGGCTATCTTGGGCGTACATACAATTAAGAAGCGTCCCGTTGTGCTCGATGACGAAAGTATTGTTGCAAGGCCCATGGTGTATTTGAGCCTTTCGTTCGACCACCGCCTTGTAGACGGTGCTGAAGCTGTTGCTTTTACCAGCCAACTGATTCAAATGATCGAGGATCCGGAACGGTTGTTGTTGGAATTCTGA
- a CDS encoding alpha-ketoacid dehydrogenase subunit beta, with product MAAQTIVQTIARTLDEEMTRDERVVVMGEDVAKRGGVFRATENLFDKYGPDRVIDSPLSEAAIIGAAVGMAVHGLRPVAEIQFADYVFPGFDQLVSQAAKLRYRSGGQFFAPMVVRMPAGGGVKGGHHHSQNPETHFVHTPGLKVVYPSNPVDTRGLLKTAIRDDDPVVFLEPKRLYRASKESVPKEEVLIPLGQARILRDGNDVVLVSYGSSMAETTQAADALEQQGFSVALIDLRSLLPWDRETVLSEVARVGRVVLVSEAPRQLNFVSEVAAVISEEILDSLLAPPLRVTGFDTPFPYAQERTYLPSLNRILKAVQKALDY from the coding sequence ATGGCTGCTCAGACGATAGTGCAGACCATTGCACGGACCTTGGATGAAGAAATGACGCGCGATGAGCGTGTTGTTGTGATGGGTGAGGATGTTGCTAAACGTGGTGGGGTCTTCCGCGCTACAGAGAATTTATTTGATAAGTATGGGCCGGATCGAGTGATTGATTCTCCGTTGTCAGAAGCTGCAATTATCGGAGCAGCTGTTGGTATGGCAGTTCACGGTCTTCGGCCTGTAGCAGAGATTCAATTCGCTGATTATGTCTTTCCTGGATTTGACCAGCTGGTGTCTCAAGCAGCCAAGTTACGTTATCGTTCCGGGGGACAATTTTTCGCCCCAATGGTCGTTCGTATGCCAGCAGGTGGTGGCGTAAAGGGAGGGCATCACCACTCCCAGAATCCAGAAACTCACTTTGTTCATACTCCGGGTCTAAAGGTGGTCTATCCGTCTAACCCAGTTGATACGAGGGGTCTATTAAAGACGGCTATTCGTGACGATGATCCCGTGGTTTTTCTAGAGCCGAAGCGTCTCTACCGAGCTTCGAAAGAATCAGTGCCCAAAGAAGAAGTTCTCATTCCACTTGGTCAAGCACGGATACTGCGTGACGGGAATGATGTGGTTCTGGTCTCTTACGGAAGTAGTATGGCTGAAACTACCCAAGCGGCCGATGCTCTTGAGCAACAAGGCTTTTCAGTTGCCTTAATTGATCTCAGAAGTTTATTGCCCTGGGATCGTGAAACCGTTCTTAGTGAAGTGGCGCGAGTAGGCCGGGTTGTTCTTGTTTCGGAAGCACCCCGACAACTGAATTTTGTTAGCGAGGTAGCAGCGGTCATTAGCGAGGAGATTCTAGATAGTCTCTTGGCTCCACCGCTCCGAGTGACAGGTTTTGATACTCCATTCCCCTATGCGCAAGAACGTACTTACTTGCCTAGCCTTAATCGCATTCTTAAAGCCGTGCAGAAAGCCCTGGATTATTAA
- a CDS encoding 2-oxoisovalerate dehydrogenase, whose product MIRNSQLFEPFTDEPISVVSESGEWTGSFEFDLDPVLVKQMYREMVATRLLDERMIRLQRTGRISFVAPAAGHEAAQVATAHTVIPKEDWLFPYYRDSGLVLALGIPPVELFGQIMASRADPNRGRQMPAHPGSKAFNLFTGASPIASHIAPAVGAAISMKLRGTGQVVVTNFGDGATSEGDFHAGINFAGAEGAPIVFVCENNRYALSVGYNKQTGSENIAMKAHAYGMPGYHVDGMDLLACYFVMRDAVKRARDGAGPSLVEMVVYRYGPHSSADDDSQYRPKEEVEAWWRRDPLVRTKRFLEKLDLINEEEDLALRHEVDTELKEAAKLADQAGPIPTDWMFEDVFDELPPHLLTQRKEIG is encoded by the coding sequence GTGATACGAAATTCTCAACTCTTCGAGCCCTTCACTGATGAACCGATCAGCGTTGTGTCGGAATCCGGAGAATGGACAGGTAGTTTCGAATTTGATTTAGATCCTGTACTAGTTAAACAAATGTACCGAGAAATGGTGGCTACTCGGCTCCTTGATGAAAGGATGATTCGTCTTCAAAGAACCGGTCGGATTAGTTTTGTTGCTCCGGCTGCTGGGCATGAGGCTGCTCAGGTAGCTACCGCTCACACTGTTATCCCCAAGGAAGATTGGCTTTTCCCTTATTATCGAGATTCGGGACTAGTACTAGCTCTTGGAATACCTCCGGTGGAATTATTTGGGCAAATTATGGCTTCCCGGGCAGATCCTAACCGAGGTCGTCAAATGCCTGCTCACCCAGGATCTAAGGCTTTTAATCTATTTACTGGTGCTTCTCCGATTGCTTCCCACATTGCGCCTGCTGTTGGTGCGGCAATCAGCATGAAGCTTCGTGGTACTGGCCAAGTAGTAGTTACTAATTTTGGGGATGGGGCTACCAGTGAAGGAGACTTTCATGCTGGTATTAACTTTGCTGGTGCTGAAGGTGCCCCCATAGTATTTGTATGCGAGAACAACCGCTACGCTCTCAGCGTCGGATACAACAAGCAAACTGGTTCTGAAAACATTGCGATGAAAGCTCATGCATATGGAATGCCTGGTTATCACGTGGACGGTATGGACCTTCTTGCGTGTTATTTCGTGATGCGAGATGCGGTCAAGCGTGCACGAGATGGTGCAGGACCATCATTGGTCGAGATGGTGGTATACCGCTATGGACCTCATTCTTCGGCAGACGACGATAGTCAGTATCGTCCCAAGGAAGAGGTAGAAGCATGGTGGCGTCGTGATCCACTCGTTCGCACGAAACGATTCTTGGAAAAGCTAGATCTGATTAACGAAGAGGAGGACCTGGCTCTCCGTCATGAGGTAGATACGGAACTTAAAGAAGCTGCAAAACTTGCTGATCAGGCTGGACCAATTCCGACTGATTGGATGTTTGAGGATGTTTTTGATGAACTCCCGCCTCACCTCCTAACTCAACGAAAAGAAATCGGATAG